In Zalophus californianus isolate mZalCal1 chromosome 17, mZalCal1.pri.v2, whole genome shotgun sequence, one DNA window encodes the following:
- the TIMM50 gene encoding mitochondrial import inner membrane translocase subunit TIM50: MAASAALFLRLRSELWLGARGLCARLATPPPRTPDQATEIGSRTGTKAQAQGPQHQRGTEGPSYAKKVALWLAGLLGAGGTVSVVYIFGNNSVDETGAKIPDEFDNDPILVQQLRRTYKYFKDYRQMIIEPTSPCLLPDPLREPYYQPPYTLVLELTGVLLHPEWSLATGWRFKKRPGIETLFQQLAPLYEIVIFTSETGMTAFPLIDSVDPHGFISYRLFRDATRYMDGHHVKDISCLNRDPARVVVVDCKKEAFRLQPYNGVALRPWDGNSDDRVLLDLSAFLKTIALNRVEDVRTVLEHYALEDDPLEAFKQRQSRLEQEEQQRLAELSKSSKQNLFFGSLTNRLWPRSKQP, encoded by the exons ATGGCGGCCTCGGCGGCGCTGTTCCTCCGCTTGCGGAGCGAGCTCTGGCTCGGCGCGCGGGGGCTGTGCGCGAGGCTGGCGACACCGCCCCCCCGGACCCCGGACCAG GCCACGGAAATTGGGAGCCGCACGGGCACCAAGGCCCAGGCTCAGGGGCCACAGCATCAGCGGGGCACAGAGGGTCCCAGCTACGCCAAAAAAGTCGCACTCTGGCTTGCTGGGCTGCTGGGGGCCGGTGGGACTGTGAGCGTCGTCTATATCTTCG GAAACAACTCTGTGGATGAAACTGGTGCCaag ATTCCCGATGAATTCGACAATG ATCCGATTCTGGTACAGCAGTTGCGCCGGACATACAAATATTTCAAAGACTATAGACAG ATGATCATCGAGCCCACCagtccctgcctcctcccagacCCTCTGCGGGAGCCGTACTACCAGCCGCCCTACACACTGGTCCTGGAGCTCACGGGCGTCCTCTTGCACCCTGAGTGGTCG CTGGCCACTGGCTGGAGGTTTAAGAAGCGTCCAGGCATCGAAACCTTATTCCAGCAGCTTGCCCCTTTGTATGAAATCGTCATCTTTACATCCGAGACTGGCATG ACTGCATTCCCGCTCATCGACAGCGTGGACCCCCATGGCTTCATCTCCTACCGTCTCTTCCGGGATGCCACAAGATACATGGATGGCCACCATGTTAAG GACATTTCGTGTCTGAATCGGGACCCGGCCCGTGTAGTCGTCGTGGACTGCAAGAAGGAAGCTTTCCGCCTGCAGCCCTACAATGGCGTCGCCCTGCGGCCCTGGGACGGCAACTCCGATGACCGGGTCTTGTTGGACCTGTCTGCCTTCCTTAAGA CCATTGCGCTGAACCGCGTGGAGGATGTCAGGACTGTGCTGGAGCATTACGCCCTGGAGGATGACCCCCTGGAGGCTTTCAAACAGCGGCAGAGCCGGCTAGAGCAG gAAGAACAGCAGCGCCTGGCTGAGCTCTCCAAATCCAGCAAGCAGAACCTCTTCTTCGGCTCTCTCACCAACCGCTTATGGCCTCGCTCCAAACAGCCCTGA